Proteins encoded by one window of Vicia villosa cultivar HV-30 ecotype Madison, WI unplaced genomic scaffold, Vvil1.0 ctg.001812F_1_1, whole genome shotgun sequence:
- the LOC131636714 gene encoding uncharacterized protein LOC131636714: protein MKQTSSSIAGPCSYESNTKNDGFAANLRWRPVCGCGEIALLRRASTSTNFGKQFWGCRNYKGSTQTGCGYFQWFFDDVMDEKDQYMKMQNSRMEKIQIELDAAKMELVTLKATNDRLKQKTRELKKMMNSEKNWKRLFCVILVLVIWKSLY, encoded by the exons ATGAAGCAGACATCATCATCAATCGCAGGGCCATGTTCATACGAATCTAACACGAAGAATGATGGTTTTGCTGCAAACTTGAGATGGAGACCCGTATGTGGGTGTGGAGAGATAGCTTTGCTTCGTAGGGCTTCAACAAGCACGAATTTCGGGAAGCAATTCTGGGGCTGTCGTAATTACAAG GGTTCAACCCAAACAGGGTGTGGCTATTTTCAATGGTTCTTTGATGATGTGATGGATGAGAAAGACCAGTATATGAAGATGCAGAATAGTAGGATGGAGAAGATTCAAATTGAACTTGATGCAGCAAAAATGGAGTTGGTAACTCTTAAGGCAACAAATGACAGACTAAAACAAAAGACAAGagagttgaagaagatgatgaattctgAGAAAAATTGGAAAAGGCTTTTCTGTGTTATTTTAGTGTTGGTCATTTGGAAAAGTCTGTATTAG